ggtatcagccgaagccttcttgacgtcagcgactgagtggcgcgcgccggattggactggaacgccactaggctaggtctggttccggccgcgtacgcaacgtgcaggtgtgcatagggcgatgggcccagacccctgcgcgcatagggttagactggcgtgctgacctctctgttgtgcttaggtggggctgcgacgcgttgatcttacgaggccgggcatgacccaggaaagtgtgtccggccaaatgggatcaagcgtgttgggttatgtggtgcacccctgcagggaagtttatctattcgaatagccgtgtccctcggtaaaaggacgacccggagttgtaccttgaccttatgacaactagaactggatactgaataaaatacacccttccaagtgccagatacaacccggtgaccgctctctaacagggcgacgaggaggggatcgccgggtaggattatgctatgcgatgctacttggaggacttcaatctactctcttctacatgctgcaagatggagatgaccagaagcgtagtcttcgactggactagctatcccccttttattctggcattctgcagttcagtccactgatatgcccctttacacatataaccatgcatatgtagtatagctccttgcttgcgagtactttggatgagtactcacggttgcctttctccctcttttccccctttccttcctatctggatgtcgcaaccagatgctggagtccaggagccagacgccaccgtcgacgacgacacttacgacactggaggtgcctactactacgtgcagcccgctgacgacgaccaggagtagttaggaggatcccaggcaggaggcctgcgcctcgttcgatctgtatcccagtttgtgttagccttcttaaggcaaacttgtttaacttatgtctgtactcagatattgttgcttccgctgactcgtctgtgatcgagcacttgtattcgatccctcgaggcccctggcttgtattatgatgcttgtatgacttatttttgttgtagagttgtgctgtgatatctttccgtgagtccctgaccttgatcgtacacatttgcgtgcatgattagtgtacggtcaaatcgggggcgtcacagagatGCGGCACGGCGGCGCACGGAGCTGCGGGTTTCGGCGGCGGCAGTGAGTGGCGCTCGATGGGGCGCAGCGCGGCGGTAGCTGCATCGACGGCGGTGTGCGACAgcggccggcgaggtggccgcgttGCACGGCATCTGCGGCGGCTCGTGCTGGAAGAACACGGTGGCGTCGGATGATAGCAACCATGGCGACGAGCTTGTCGCGTcgggcgcgtgtatgggcgcgcgcCAGGCGCGCTGGGCGCGTCGGGTCCACGGCGGGTCGTGCGTGCGGTGTGCACGGGCGTGTCCATGCATGAGTGTAGCTTGTGTGCGTTCTGTTGGCGAGATCGGGGGGAGCGTGGAGTTGGTCCTAGGCGGGCTCGCACGACCCGGACGTGTGCGTGCATGTCGCGGGAGTGGGCAGAGCGGGCCGGACCAGGCGCTCGGCGTGGACTGGGGCGTAGGGTTACGTGCCCTAGCGCGCCCCAGGGTCTAAGAAACCCTGTATGCATTGTAACAGGTGTGGCTCGAGTTCGTGCTTGAGGAAATCAGCCGTAGTTGCGGCCGGCGGCGTCAGTGCACCGAGAAGAGAAGCTGCGGCGTGTGTCGCCGGAGGTGAAGAAGGGCGTTCTCCGTGGCAGTCGACAAGAGGCCGGAGTCCTGTCAGGATGGACGGCGAGGCCGTGGCTTAGGGGGtgtgtgttggaataagccacggcgtctggtgcggtcgggctcgtcgggcgtgttaggtgcgcgcgggacgtgcgggacgctgCGCCGTGGCGAGTGTGCGTGCTGCATGAAGCTGTGGTGCAAGTGCTGAGGCCAACAGGGTGTACTAGTACTAGCCGAGGGAATTGGTGAATCAGTTTAGTCAGCATGCATGCAGTGTGGTTAGTTAGCTGCATAGAGTTCGCTTGGTGGAGGTAGTAACCGAGCTGAGTCAAGTTAGTTAGCTGCATGCAGAGCCATGTGGGTTGAGAAAACAATGTAGTGCTTGTGGGTGCCAAGGGAGAGTCTCGGCAAAGCCTGTGTGTTCTTCCTTGGtgtatatgcgtgtgtgtgtgtaaaGTTCATCACCATGTGTGTGTTTGCGAGAGGAGAAGAGAGAAACCTTAGGAGAGTTGTGAGATGCAAcaagagggaggaagacgacacggcgctgcgaggaggcggcgccaacaagGATGGCCCGGTGCAGGAGGGACCGGAGCCGGCCGTTGCTGAGCACCTCCAGGTGGCCGCCGAGGTGGACGTGGAGCGCCCCCGGGATGACCGGGACGGGCGTCCAGACGCCGCCGTCGTCGTGGTGCGTCACCTCCAGCCCCGGCGAGCTCTGCAGCAGGATGGTGATGAAGCCGATGTCAGAGTGCGGCGCCAGCCCGACTGTGTCGCCCGCCCGTGACGACCCCTGCGGATAGTTGTTGAGCGCCATGAACTGCAGCCCTGCCCCGAGCTTCTCCTGCAGGTGCATTGGGCATAGCCCCAGCCCCTGCACGATGGCCCCCATGAGCTGTATTGACAGCCTCTGTATTTCCACGGCATACGTCCCCATCTTCTTCCTGCCGATCAGCATTTGTTCGGTCGATCTTGTAAAAGTTGATGTCCAAGTACTTACCTGTATGTTGCCGGTTGTGTTGGCCAGGAGTCGACCCAGTGGTCGAAGGGATTGGTGTAGTGCTTGAGGAAGGACCTGGCCTTGCTGATCCCGTCCCGGGTGCTGGTGTCGTACCGGACCGGGCTGCGGATGTCGTCGCAGGCGAACGCCGCCTTGCGCTCGGCGGGCATGTCGAAAAAGGCGGCCTTCAGGGCGCCGTCCATGGCGGACTTGCTGACGCCGTGGTTTACCACCTTCAGGTACGTACGTGTCAGCACTCAGCACTAGCATACGAGCCGGAACAGAGGAACGGCGGTTGCCGGATCCTATCTAGCAGGAAGCCAGCAACACGAGCTAGGCTAGCTGAAGTTTTTAGACGCGTGCCCTCCCGACCCCCGCGTCGTCCCCAGGGCGGCTCGGGGGAACCCTAGGTACACCGCCGCCGTTCCCCTCTACAGCACGTCccctctcccgccgccgccgggtGAGTCCGCCGGGCGAAGCCCACACCGGAggacggtggcggcggggatctccGCGCTCTCGGCGGCCTAGGTTGCCGGCGTGAGCCCGTGGTGGTGGGAGTCTCGTCCTCGGCGTCTTCGGCCGGCGTGGCGGCTGCCCGGCGCTGCGTCCTCGTCCTCTCGCAGGTGATGGGCTGCCGGCTGCTCGTGGCTGCCTCGACGCGACGGCATCCCGAGGTTTCAGATCTGGCCGTGGCGGGCTCGGCCGATCTGGCCCGTTAGCTTCGGCCGGCGGTGAGGTTGGTGGTTGTGCGTGGtgatggcgccgccgccgcgcaaGAGGTGCTTGGGCTAGTGGGTTCGCATGCTGGCGGCACCGGGGTTCCCCCATGCTCGTCCGGCAGCGTGAGGGTGCGGAGGTAGGGTTGCTCCGGGCGAAAGCCGACGGCGCGGTGTCTGCGGATGTCGCTCTCCTCCTGGGGGCCGTTGTGGAGTTCTCCGACCTCCTTCGCTCTCGGGTCACTTTCTTCGGGTGAAAGCCCAGGACCTGCGGTGCAGGACCACACGATGGCGTGATACGTCGCTTCCCCTCCTAAGGGCGTCGTCTTGAAGATCGTGATTCCCTGCGTGCTTTCCCAGAGCTGGACTTGCACGACCTCGCGACAGGTTACCGACGATGCGCCCAGAGGTGGAGCGGTGTTTCCTCCTCCGCATCAaagacggcggatctcggcggcatggcgcagcggagactcggcgcccgatgcgtgtagatggactcacgcaggaggaggtggctgtctggcgtcatggtggcgtcgatggcagagtggcctgacaaggtacaagcctcaatatctgctctgaagacggacctgtgaaagatggcggcgacgacacatgtgagtgcgtcagatcggtttgtgccccagacccggtatgtggctcggctagggcttccggcttttgatgataggtttaggtgagtggtctgggtattttgcccagctagcatcccttcatcatatggataggagtagtggcatatgttgccaagatgacggattcaggcatattgttgtgaTACTTTGTAAGGTCTCCaaaaataatcaataaagtggctgcatcatctcccagatgcagaggccgggggtcatcctccttttctaaaaaaagcacTGGCATGTTGATCGGTATATATATGCATGGTTTGTCGCTTGTTTTGGAAACAGTTAACTTAGTGCCAGGTCACTGTCAGTATAAATGGGTGCGCCACGTCAGGACGTGTAACTTGTAACCCTATCCTTTTTCTGAACTGACCGTGCAGCGGAGCTGTCGTTCGCTTGAGGACCGTACCAGAGGATGCAGAGCAGGAGAGGAGTAACAAGCAGAAGCAGAGCAACTAACGACACGAACCTGGAAGCATCCCCGGTCGCGGGACGCCCGGGCGATGTCCTGGACGACGAGCGCCCGCGCGGCGGGGTCCTTGTCGCTGAGCCGGCCAATGTTGATCACCGGCAGTGCCCCCGGCGCCACCGCCGCCCCTCCCAGCTGCTGTTTTTGTGGTGGCTCGCCATGCTCCTCGCCAAGAGGCACCCAGAGACGGCAGCAGGCATGCATCGCCAACAGACAGAACGGATATCCTTCCTTCTTGCCggctcttcttctgcttcttcttctaagATGGTTCCCGAGCGCTAGTGGGATTTATAGGGCGGAATCTCGCAGAGCAGGAAGCAATCAGCGATCAGCAGCACACAAGAAGCATGGGAGGCAGACGCGATGCCACCGGGCAAGCAAGGGATACCAGATCCCCTGCACGTAGATCTTTTGAATGCGAGCCCAAAACCGCTTGTTTTCTTTTTTCGGTCCAGGAGCAGCCGCCCAGTTGGGTTGGGCATGTAGTACGTAGGAGTACGTATGCCGCGATGTAGTATCTGCGTCCAGGcgaggcaaaatttcgtgtttttgAACCTTTTTGCAAACAAAATCAGGATCTGACCCTCATTCGAAAATATTTagggatctgacccttttgcctaccgccagGGGGTCTGGCGGTAGGCTTGCACGTCCTACCGCCTTCCCCTCTGGCGGTAGGTCCTTTGACGGCGACTGACGGTCGTTGGGCAGCTGCTGACGTGGAAAAGGGCCTACCGCCATCGGGTACGGCGGTAGGTTACTAAAGCCTACCGCCAGaccctctggcggtagggtcctgtgtggTGGATAAGATGGGGAGGGGCTGGATTGTGGGCCCCACCACCACTCTTCTTCAACATGCTCagctcctctccccctctctccccctcacaaACCCCCCTAGATCCACTCCACTTGCTTGAGATTTCATCGATGGATCCGGAGCATtttcatcacccaaggtacctcccccATTCCCCCTCCTTTTGATTGGTTCAGATTTTTGTTTTGTGTTGATTTGGTCAATTTATTGCAAACCCTAGGTGTTGATGTTGTTGTGTGCATTTATGATGCATttatggttagggttatggttatgtaaggggttagggttagggttatggtggttatgttgggggttagggttataggggttatggttagggttagggttaatgGTTAGGTTAACTTTAGTATGAATAGTAGTTACTTGTCCAATTTATGCAAAATTTAGTTCATTTGTccatttgtgttggttggatgacatATATGGATTGATTATATTGTTTCCAATTTCTTAGATGCATAAGCTCGTAAATGTTCATTATTTGGACAAGTCGACATTTATGCTTGGAAATGACAATGAAGGGGAAGAGGCTATGGTTTTTGACACAAGTCCAAGCTTTGATGATCTTGTAGTTAAAGTGAGAAGCGTTTTACATTGGAATGACTCAAATGCCGTGGTTAAGCTTATTGGGAGGTATGACGTTGGATTGGGAGTAAAGTCCCGACTAAAGAGTATGCCCATCACCTCCCAATTGCATTGGAATGTGTACAAGGAAAAAGTAGACGCATCACAAGACAAGTCTCTTGAGATCTTTGCCACAAAGGTtgatcctcctcctcctttgcaAATTGATCTCAACCGCAATGCATCCTCCCCCATACATGATGATAGTGCCGAGGTGTATGTCCCCAATTgttctagccaaccaccaagtagccaACCCAATGGAGATCATATCAATGCTAGCGCCATAGTACTCCGTCATGATGCTATTCCTCATGTTGAAGAAGATGCTATTCCTCATGTTGAAgaagatgctagtggtcatgttgatgatgatgctattgTTGCTCAAGAGGATGCTTACTCGGAGAATGAAGAGATCCATTACAATCCAATTGGTAACTTGGATGTCATTGTGCGGCAACAAGACATGGACCGTACCCTCCCTTATAACCGTATGTGTGGGTATAACTCGGATGACGAGGGTCCGGAGGAAGAGTTGGATGAGGATGGGTTGACTGCGCAAGAAAATGAAATCTACAAGAAGGTGACCGGCAAGGAGAGAGGGCCGCCGTTGTTTAGGGATGTGAGTCTTGCGGACAATGCCGTCGTTGACGGTGGGCTGAGATTCTGGTTGTCTGAGCCAACGCCGTGCCCCAAATTCAGTGATCCTCGACCAGAAAATGAGGATGAgaatgctcatttgaagaaaggCATCAAGTTTGGTTCTTTGGTAGAGTTCAAGATATGGTTGTGTGACTATGCCATTAGGAACCATAGGCCGTTTGTTGTTGGTCATTCAAATCAAAAACTTCGGTACACAGTCAAATGTGACCAAGAAGGTTGCAAATGGATGGTCCGCGGTAGAAAAATCAAAGAAACCGGGCAATGGGTGTTGAAGAGTCATGTTGGCACTCACACGTGCGTACCCCCGGACAAGGCCGACCGAAGCAAAGGACACCGTCAACTCACGTCTGAGTATCTAGGATACAAATTGTTGCATCAAATAGCACATGATCCAACCGTGAAGGTCAAGTTTCTCATGTCTTCGATTGAGGAACTTTCGGATACCCGgtcaagtatgggaaggcatggaTGGCGAAGGCAAACGCTATTAGGATGTTGCATGGTGATTATGAGGCCGCATATAACATTCTTCCCAAGATGTTGGCAGCCATTGCTCATCGAAACCCGGGAATGCGCCATCGGGTGGAGTCAATTGACGGAGTGTTTCGTCGTGCCTTCTGGAGCTTTGGACAATGCATTGAGGCATTCACGTATTGTCGCCCGGTCTTGTCTATAGATGGTACATTCTTGACCGGCAAATACAAGGGCACATTGATGGTGGCGATGGCCCACTCTTCAAATGATAACGTGTTGCCggtggcatttgccttggtgccttcggagcacgatgataattgggagtggttcatggggcatGTGAGAACCAAGGTGATAGGCAAGCGAGAGGTATGCATTATATCGGATCGCCATCATGGGATTCTCAAAGCAATAGACGTTGATATTCCCGGTCTTCCAAAGCTTCAACACCGTTGGTGCATGAGACactttgttgcaaacttttaccggGCATGCAAGAGCAAGGAGTTTTGCAAAGACCTTACCCTTGTTTGCGTTGCATTCAACACCGACACATTCAAAAGCCGATATGATAAACTCCTCAAGGCTTTGGAGAAGAACAAAGGGGGAAAGAATTCTTGCTTAGGCACGAGCCGGATAAAGAAAAGTGGTCACGCGCTTACGATGAAGGAGGTATGTGATATGGGGACATGACAAGCGACATGGTGGAATGCTTCAACAATGTGTTGAAGGGTGTCCGTTCCTTGCCGGTGACCGCAATACTCAAGTACACTTTTATCAAGCTCAATGAGTACTTCCTAAAGCATTCTGAAAGCACGGCCAAGTGGATTGGCGAAAAGATGGACTATCCATTAAAGGTTCATGATTGGTTGTTGCATCAAGCGTGCAAGTCTGCCAAACAACAAGTGATCAAATATAATGAAAAAGAAATGATCTATCAAATCGATGAGCTGGGTGGGACAACAAGGGATGGTAGGTCTTATGGCGGAGTTGCTTACGAGGTGCGTCTGAAAAACCGTTGGTGCCAGTGTGAGAGGCCACACAAGTATCATTGGCCTTGCTCGCATTTGATGACCGCAACACGGGCGAGAAACATGCGCGTATCCAATGGCACAACGGTGCGGTTGCACGAGTTCACATTAGAACGAACAAGGTTGACATGGGCGCCTCGGTTCAATCCTTTCCTTGATGCCTCACAGTGGCCTGAGTATGTTGGGCCAGACATTGTGCCAGATCCCGCACTCATGGTGCCtatgaggggaagaagaagaaagaagagatttCGAAGTGACATGGATGATCTAGCTGGATACACCGGAATGAAGCAATTTGGTAGTGGTCATTTCATGGAGCCACCGGAGAACAACAACTGTGGAGAATGCAACGACACAAGACACAAAGTTAGGACATGCAAGAAACCTAGAACCAACATGGGCACTAGTCAAACACGTGGACGGAGGACTAGCCTTGGAGGTGGCCGTGGCCGTGGAGGAAGAGCTAGCCTTGGAGGGGGTCGTGGCCGTGGAGGAAGGACTAGCCTTGGAGGTGGCCGTGGCTGTGGAGGAAGGACTAGCCTTGGAGGGGGCCGTGGCCGTGGATCCGGTGTTTCTAGGACACGTCGGGTTGATAGGGGAAGGCCTATCGACGTGTTGCTCAATCCGGATGGTTGAAATAATGTGAATGGTACTACTTTTAATATGTTCATGCATGTGTTGATATATTTGCCTCTTTACATGTCAATGTGTTCATATTTTGACTTAACATCTTTATTTGTTGTagggcatggcttcatccggttccatgatGAGGCCACCGTGTGCTCACCAAGAAGACATGCCACACAAGTGGAaggacgcatctttggacaaggtgaaggagaaagatgtgaagattccgccatgttggtgtggagatgtttgcaaggtgaaggagtccaccgaccgaaagaagtCATGGACCGAAGGAAGGAGATATTTTGTTTGCCCCAATTATGCTTACGATCGTGCgcttccaactaacgcctatgacctTCCACCGGTATGCTAGAGAAGTAACATGTTTCTCTAaaatgtgtgtcaacactaacaTCCGTTTTATATGCAGTCACCGCTTCCTTTATGCAAGTACTTCAGCTGGATAGACCATGAAGTGCCAAAAGATATCCAAAAGGACCAATTAGAAGATTGTCTTAGGCGCCAGCGGCTGTTCGAAGAAAGGTTTCaa
This region of Triticum aestivum cultivar Chinese Spring chromosome 2D, IWGSC CS RefSeq v2.1, whole genome shotgun sequence genomic DNA includes:
- the LOC123056078 gene encoding 2-oxoglutarate-dependent dioxygenase 21, chloroplastic-like, with the translated sequence MHACCRLWVPLGEEHGEPPQKQQLGGAAVAPGALPVINIGRLSDKDPAARALVVQDIARASRDRGCFQVVNHGVSKSAMDGALKAAFFDMPAERKAAFACDDIRSPVRYDTSTRDGISKARSFLKHYTNPFDHWVDSWPTQPATYRKKMGTYAVEIQRLSIQLMGAIVQGLGLCPMHLQEKLGAGLQFMALNNYPQGSSRAGDTVGLAPHSDIGFITILLQSSPGLEVTHHDDGGVWTPVPVIPGALHVHLGGHLEVLSNGRLRSLLHRAILTPWLIPTILNTDEVRISIASIHGAAMDEKVGCADEFVDERHPRMYRESSFHDFLDFLPTNVKAYRRFVETLKIGGSA